GTCGGCAGGTATGAGCCTGCGGGACCTCCGCATTGCCGAAGTTGTCACCCTGGACATGAAGATTGAAAATAACCAGGCAGCGGTGTACAGGGCGCGCGTCAAACTCTCATTTAAAATCCTGTCAGATTAGACAGTGGTTATCCAGAAATGAGCATTTTCATTTAAGTTCGAGAAGAAAAGATAAAAAAGCGCATAATATTAGCTATATGCGAGCATTTTATTTTTCCTGGTGACTCAGAAATCGGACCGGCAAGCGAGTTCGCGAGACTCCAGGAAGGCCATTTATGGACAGACAAACCCGCATGTTCCCATGAACAGTGACTCCATGGGAACTTGCCAGGCCCACTCTACTCATTCCTGACAGGATTCCGCAACAGGCCAATTCCCTCGATCTCAACTTCCACCACATCCCCATCCTGAAGCGGCCCGACCCCGCTGGGTGTACCGGTGACAATTATATCTCCCGGTTCCATGGTGAAATTCCTGGAAACAAAGGCCATGATCTGTTCCACGGAAAAAATCATCCGGCTCGTATTTGATTGCTGAACAACTCTGCCGTTCAACCTGGTTTCAATCTGCAGATCCTGCACATCACCTATCAGCCCGGGCGGTACAACAACAGGACCAATGGGTCCGAAAGTATCAAGGGATTTACCGCGGAACCAACCAGACTTATCCGAACGCTGCAGATTTCGCTGACTGACATCATTAAAACAGGTAAACCCGAAGATATGATCAAACGCTTCTGCCTCCTTCAGGTTTTTTATCCGATCCTTGACAATAATCGCCAATTCTCCCTCATAATCGGTTCTGAGATCCTGGAAATCATACTCATGGAGGAAAGAGGGCAGAATAATCGGTTCTTCGGGCGCGATAAGCACATTGGGCATCTTGGGAAAGAGAACAGGCTCCGTGGGAATTTCATCCGTAAAATTCTGAACATTCACCGACTCGCTTTCCCTGATATGTTCCAGGTAGTTCAGGCCGAGACAAATTATTTTTGATGGTTTGACTGCAATCTCACCACCACCTTTTACCGGCAGAAATAAAGACATGGACGTTTACCTCAAGAGTGAGTAATTTTTAAGAAACAATCTCCGACTGTATAATATACAATCGGACAAAAAACAGCACCAGAAGCTTTTCCTCATTTCATAAAACTCATCCATGGCAACAACGACCGAACTCCTCTCAATAGATCTCATAAAGCGCCCCTCCATTACACCCGATGACTGCAACTGCCAGACAATCCTGGCTGAACGACTCAAAAAACTCGGTTTTCAGATTGAGAAGCTGCGTTTCGGCAATGTTGACAACCTATGGGCCACCCACGGTGAAACAGGCCCGCTGTTCGTTTTTGCGGGTCATACCGACGTCGTCCCGCCGGGTCCGGAAGACAAATGGAGTTTCCCGCCATTTACACCAACAATACACAACGGATTTCTTTATGGCCGGGGAGCGGCAGATATGAAGGGCAGCATTGCCGCAATGGTGACCGGATGTGAACAATTTATACACCATTATCCCCACCACAGGGGAACAATAGGATTTCTGATCACCAGTGACGAAGAGGGCGTCGCCACAAATGGTACGGCCAGGGTCGTTCAATATCTGCAACAAAAAGGAATTACAATTGATTTCTGTATCGTGGGAGAACCATCAAGCAGGAAAAAGCTGTGTGACACAATCAAAAACGGCCGCAGAGGAACTCTGAGCGGGCACCTGACAATCCACGGCACCCAGGGACATGTGGCTTACCCGAAGCCGGGCAGCAACCCCATCCACACGCTGGCACCACTGCTGCAGGAACTCTGCTCAATAGAGTGGGA
The DNA window shown above is from Desulfomarina profundi and carries:
- a CDS encoding dodecin family protein, translating into MSESVYKIIEMVGSSSESWEDATQNAVKSAGMSLRDLRIAEVVTLDMKIENNQAAVYRARVKLSFKILSD
- the dapE gene encoding succinyl-diaminopimelate desuccinylase, which produces MATTTELLSIDLIKRPSITPDDCNCQTILAERLKKLGFQIEKLRFGNVDNLWATHGETGPLFVFAGHTDVVPPGPEDKWSFPPFTPTIHNGFLYGRGAADMKGSIAAMVTGCEQFIHHYPHHRGTIGFLITSDEEGVATNGTARVVQYLQQKGITIDFCIVGEPSSRKKLCDTIKNGRRGTLSGHLTIHGTQGHVAYPKPGSNPIHTLAPLLQELCSIEWDQGNEFFQPTSFQVTNINSGTGADNVIPGELELEFNFRYCTELTHTILQKRVEKMVKNCNHTLSWRHSGLPFLTKAGDLLQATREAIHSVCGYRATLSTEGGTSDGRFIAPTGTEVIEIGPCNETIHRIDERVKLEELNQLSTVHHHILADLLG
- a CDS encoding fumarylacetoacetate hydrolase family protein, with the protein product MSLFLPVKGGGEIAVKPSKIICLGLNYLEHIRESESVNVQNFTDEIPTEPVLFPKMPNVLIAPEEPIILPSFLHEYDFQDLRTDYEGELAIIVKDRIKNLKEAEAFDHIFGFTCFNDVSQRNLQRSDKSGWFRGKSLDTFGPIGPVVVPPGLIGDVQDLQIETRLNGRVVQQSNTSRMIFSVEQIMAFVSRNFTMEPGDIIVTGTPSGVGPLQDGDVVEVEIEGIGLLRNPVRNE